In a genomic window of Sulfuriferula nivalis:
- a CDS encoding cell division protein ZipA C-terminal FtsZ-binding domain-containing protein produces the protein MNSLQISLIVLAVVIIIAILFYNWFQERKYRKQSMEMFSKHEDVLFQPVVDDVPEVRIEPVISEQISAINEVAVNVPAPVEKVAAAHVAQELPPAPTDTQLEYIIAVQTADAIPSAAFAPLMDAEDAAGKPVRWLGYVDQSAAWVEIAPWRDVAYTDVVIAVQLADRAGPVTESQLYRITQTARQLASRFNGVANWQDIAPALLKANKLDQFCVEVDVLIGLNVVSDDGASFSGDQIAQVAQNAGLVLNNAGVYQRHNERGEIVYALCNHEDTPFSAESMPALHTHGVTLMFEVPRVDNGLAAFAELAQFGQQLAQALGGKLVDDNIRPLSPAGIEKIQLQLVHIYQRMEANEIPAGGRRALRLFN, from the coding sequence ATGAATTCATTGCAAATTAGTCTCATCGTACTTGCTGTAGTCATCATCATTGCAATACTGTTTTATAACTGGTTTCAAGAGCGTAAATACCGCAAGCAGTCGATGGAGATGTTTAGCAAGCATGAAGATGTTTTATTTCAGCCTGTTGTAGACGATGTTCCTGAGGTGCGAATAGAGCCTGTTATATCAGAGCAGATATCAGCCATCAATGAAGTGGCAGTCAATGTTCCTGCCCCAGTTGAAAAGGTAGCGGCGGCGCATGTGGCACAGGAATTGCCGCCTGCACCGACTGACACTCAGTTGGAGTACATAATCGCTGTGCAAACAGCTGATGCCATACCGAGTGCTGCTTTTGCTCCGTTAATGGATGCCGAGGATGCTGCTGGTAAGCCAGTTCGTTGGTTAGGCTATGTTGATCAATCTGCTGCCTGGGTTGAAATCGCGCCCTGGCGAGATGTTGCTTATACTGATGTGGTAATCGCTGTGCAACTGGCAGATCGTGCGGGTCCTGTGACTGAATCACAGTTATATCGAATTACGCAAACTGCGCGTCAGCTGGCGAGTCGTTTTAATGGAGTAGCTAATTGGCAAGATATTGCACCTGCTTTACTTAAGGCAAACAAATTAGACCAGTTTTGTGTTGAGGTTGATGTGCTCATCGGTCTTAATGTGGTGAGTGATGATGGTGCAAGTTTCTCCGGAGATCAAATCGCTCAAGTAGCCCAGAATGCAGGTCTGGTTCTAAATAATGCCGGTGTATATCAACGGCATAACGAACGCGGTGAAATCGTTTATGCGTTGTGCAATCATGAGGATACGCCTTTCTCTGCTGAGTCTATGCCAGCATTGCATACACATGGTGTGACTTTGATGTTTGAAGTGCCTAGAGTGGATAATGGCTTGGCTGCTTTTGCAGAATTAGCGCAATTTGGTCAGCAATTAGCTCAGGCTTTGGGTGGTAAACTGGTTGACGATAATATTCGTCCATTGTCACCCGCAGGCATAGAAAAAATTCAATTGCAGTTAGTCCACATCTATCAACGTATGGAAGCAAATGAGATACCTGCAGGTGGGCGGCGAGCTCTGCGTTTATTTAACTAG
- the ftsB gene encoding cell division protein FtsB: protein MRTLTGILLGLLLLVQYPLWLGKGSWLQVWDTQQQLLQQQQINAKLTARNAAMYAEVRDLKQGLGAIEERARNELGMVRKNEIFYQILDAPPPPSSTILNTPIADTSHGTTR from the coding sequence ATGCGTACGTTGACAGGCATATTACTGGGCTTGTTATTGCTGGTGCAGTATCCGCTTTGGCTGGGAAAAGGAAGTTGGTTGCAAGTATGGGATACGCAACAACAACTGTTACAACAGCAACAGATTAACGCTAAATTAACCGCACGTAATGCCGCGATGTATGCGGAAGTGCGTGATTTAAAACAGGGCTTGGGTGCAATTGAAGAGCGAGCCCGTAATGAATTAGGTATGGTGCGCAAAAACGAGATTTTTTATCAGATCCTGGATGCGCCACCACCGCCAAGTTCGACAATTCTTAATACCCCCATCGCAGATACTAGCCACGGAACGACAAGATGA
- the eno gene encoding phosphopyruvate hydratase yields the protein MSVIVDVIAREILDSRGNPTVEADVLLESGVLGRAAVPSGASTGSREAIELRDGDKSRYLGKGVLKAVEFVNTEICEAIIGLDAEDQSFIDQTMIDLDGTESKSRLGANAILAVSMAVARAAAEESGLPLYRYLGGAGPMNLPVPMMNIINGGAHANNNIDMQEFMIIPLGAPSFREALRYGAEVFHALKKILDGLGMTTTVGDEGGFAPNLESNEAALKLIVQAIEAAGYVPGQDIAIGVDCAASEFYRDGKYQIESEGLALSAEQFTDYLAAWCDKYPIVSIEDGMAEGDWAGWAVLTARLKQSIQLVGDDLFVTNAKILTEGISRGICNSILIKVNQIGTLSETFDAIETAKRAGYTSIISHRSGETEDTTIADLAVATNALQIKTGSLSRSDRMAKYNQLLRIEEELGASARFPGRAAFYSIG from the coding sequence ATGAGTGTAATCGTTGATGTTATCGCCCGTGAAATTTTGGATTCACGTGGCAATCCAACTGTTGAAGCAGATGTCTTGCTGGAGTCAGGTGTACTGGGACGTGCTGCCGTACCATCCGGCGCTTCTACTGGTAGTCGCGAAGCGATCGAATTGCGTGATGGTGATAAATCCCGTTATTTGGGTAAAGGTGTGTTGAAAGCGGTTGAATTCGTTAATACCGAGATTTGTGAAGCGATTATTGGTCTGGATGCTGAAGACCAGTCATTTATTGATCAAACTATGATTGATTTAGACGGCACAGAAAGTAAGTCACGCCTGGGCGCAAATGCGATATTAGCCGTGTCTATGGCTGTGGCACGTGCCGCGGCTGAGGAATCTGGTTTGCCGTTATATCGTTATTTGGGTGGCGCAGGTCCGATGAATCTGCCAGTGCCTATGATGAATATCATCAATGGTGGCGCGCATGCGAATAATAATATCGACATGCAAGAGTTCATGATTATTCCATTGGGTGCGCCTAGCTTCCGTGAAGCGCTGCGTTATGGCGCAGAGGTTTTCCACGCCTTGAAGAAGATATTAGACGGCTTAGGTATGACTACTACTGTCGGTGATGAAGGTGGTTTCGCGCCTAATCTGGAATCTAATGAAGCCGCTTTAAAGCTTATCGTTCAGGCGATAGAGGCAGCAGGTTATGTGCCGGGTCAGGATATTGCCATTGGTGTAGATTGCGCTGCGAGCGAATTCTACCGTGATGGTAAATACCAGATTGAATCAGAAGGTTTGGCGTTGAGTGCTGAACAGTTCACTGATTATCTGGCTGCCTGGTGTGATAAATATCCTATCGTCAGTATTGAAGATGGTATGGCAGAAGGTGACTGGGCTGGTTGGGCAGTGTTGACAGCACGCTTGAAGCAATCTATCCAATTGGTTGGTGATGATTTGTTTGTAACTAACGCTAAAATCCTGACTGAGGGTATTAGTCGTGGGATTTGCAATTCAATTTTGATTAAAGTGAACCAAATTGGTACTTTGTCTGAAACCTTCGATGCGATAGAAACAGCCAAACGTGCTGGCTATACTTCGATTATTTCACATCGTTCTGGTGAAACTGAAGATACAACCATTGCTGATTTGGCAGTAGCAACCAACGCCTTGCAAATCAAAACAGGTTCGCTATCACGTTCAGACCGTATGGCTAAATATAACCAGTTGCTGCGTATAGAAGAAGAGCTGGGTGCTTCGGCTCGTTTCCCTGGTCGCGCAGCTTTTTACTCCATCGGCTAA
- the kdsA gene encoding 3-deoxy-8-phosphooctulonate synthase, whose amino-acid sequence MKLCGFEVGLEQPLFLIAGPCVVESRQMAMDTAGQLKEICAELNIPFIYKSSYDKANRSSGTSYRGPGRDAGLQILADVKREIGVSILTDVHSIEEIAEVAAVVDVLQTPAFLCRQTDFIHAVACSGKPVNIKKGQFLAPWDMKNVVDKAKAANGGQDNIMVCERGVSFGYNNLVSDMRSLMVMRETGCPVVFDATHSVQLPGGQGNVSGGQREFVPVLARAAVSAGVAGVFAETHPDPACALSDGPNAWPLGRMKELLYTLKEIDALVKQRGFIEHTL is encoded by the coding sequence ATGAAGTTATGTGGATTTGAAGTTGGCTTAGAACAGCCTCTGTTTTTGATTGCTGGTCCTTGTGTTGTTGAATCCCGCCAAATGGCGATGGATACAGCAGGACAGCTGAAAGAAATTTGTGCTGAATTGAATATACCTTTTATCTACAAATCGTCGTATGACAAGGCGAATCGTAGTTCGGGCACATCATACCGCGGCCCTGGTCGTGATGCGGGTTTGCAGATACTGGCAGACGTAAAGCGTGAAATCGGCGTATCCATCTTAACTGACGTGCACAGCATAGAAGAAATTGCTGAAGTCGCGGCTGTGGTTGATGTGTTGCAAACGCCTGCGTTCCTGTGCCGCCAGACCGATTTTATCCATGCGGTAGCGTGTTCAGGCAAGCCTGTAAATATCAAAAAGGGGCAGTTTCTGGCACCTTGGGATATGAAAAATGTAGTGGATAAAGCTAAAGCAGCAAATGGTGGCCAAGATAACATCATGGTATGTGAGCGTGGTGTGTCGTTTGGTTATAACAATCTGGTATCGGACATGCGTTCATTGATGGTGATGCGTGAAACTGGTTGTCCGGTCGTGTTTGATGCGACGCATTCGGTGCAGTTGCCTGGTGGTCAGGGCAATGTTTCGGGTGGTCAGCGTGAGTTTGTGCCTGTATTGGCGCGTGCGGCAGTGTCAGCAGGTGTGGCGGGTGTGTTTGCAGAAACCCATCCAGATCCTGCATGTGCACTGTCAGATGGTCCCAATGCCTGGCCGTTGGGACGGATGAAAGAATTGTTGTATACGTTAAAAGAAATTGATGCGTTGGTTAAACAACGTGGTTTTATTGAACATACGCTCTAA
- a CDS encoding CTP synthase produces the protein MTRYIFVTGGVVSSLGKGIAAASLAAILESRGMQVTMMKLDPYINVDPGTMSPFQHGEVFVTEDGAETDLDLGHYERFTHAKMSKRNNFTTGQIYESVIKKERRGEYLGGTVQVIPHITDEIKQHIRAGAAGAEIAIVEVGGTVGDIESLPFLEAIRQMGLQEGRNNTCYIHLTLVPYLGKAGEVKTKPTQHSVKELREIGIQPDVVLCRGDRPLPDEERRKIALFTNLEANAVVSVHDVDSIYKIPEMLREQGMDEIVCRKFGIDPKPADLSMWNGLVESLEHPQHEVDIAMVGKYVGLTESYKSLSEALIHAGIHTHTKINIHYIDSELLETDGIGALAGMHAILVPGGFGKRGVEGKILAIQYARENKIPYLGICLGMQLAVIEFARHKAGMSDAHSTEFEPATTHPIVALISEWKDAAGQVETRSEESNLGGTMRLGGQSCDLLAGSLASKVYGASEIVERHRHRYEVNGALLPQLEQAGLRVSGHSTTDGLCEMIELPDHPWFMACQFHPEFTSTPRDGHPLFKAFVNAAVDHLGAHV, from the coding sequence ATGACTCGTTATATATTTGTTACTGGTGGTGTGGTGTCTTCCCTAGGCAAGGGAATCGCCGCCGCTTCTCTCGCTGCTATCCTCGAATCTCGCGGCATGCAAGTCACTATGATGAAACTGGATCCGTATATCAACGTTGATCCCGGGACGATGAGTCCGTTTCAGCATGGTGAGGTGTTTGTCACCGAAGATGGCGCTGAAACTGATCTTGATCTTGGGCATTATGAGCGATTTACGCATGCCAAGATGTCTAAACGTAATAACTTTACGACTGGCCAGATTTATGAATCCGTGATTAAAAAAGAGCGTCGCGGTGAATATCTGGGTGGGACTGTGCAAGTTATTCCGCATATCACCGATGAAATTAAACAGCATATACGCGCAGGCGCGGCAGGTGCGGAAATCGCTATTGTCGAGGTTGGTGGTACGGTAGGTGATATTGAGTCTTTGCCATTCCTTGAGGCTATCCGTCAAATGGGTTTGCAAGAGGGGCGTAATAATACCTGCTATATCCATCTCACCCTTGTGCCTTATTTGGGTAAAGCGGGCGAGGTTAAAACCAAGCCTACTCAACATTCGGTCAAGGAGCTGCGCGAAATCGGTATACAGCCTGATGTGGTGCTGTGCCGTGGTGATCGTCCGTTGCCTGATGAAGAGCGTCGTAAAATCGCGCTGTTTACGAATTTGGAAGCAAATGCGGTGGTGTCGGTGCATGACGTTGATAGCATTTATAAAATCCCCGAAATGCTGCGTGAACAGGGCATGGATGAAATCGTTTGCCGTAAATTCGGTATAGATCCTAAGCCCGCAGATTTGAGCATGTGGAATGGTCTAGTTGAATCACTTGAGCATCCACAGCATGAAGTTGATATTGCGATGGTCGGCAAATACGTGGGTCTGACCGAATCTTATAAATCATTGTCTGAAGCATTGATCCATGCGGGTATACATACTCATACCAAAATTAATATTCACTACATTGATTCCGAGTTGTTGGAAACAGATGGCATAGGCGCCTTAGCGGGTATGCACGCGATACTGGTGCCTGGTGGATTTGGTAAGCGCGGTGTGGAAGGTAAGATATTGGCTATCCAATATGCACGTGAAAACAAAATTCCTTATTTGGGTATCTGTCTGGGTATGCAGTTGGCGGTGATAGAGTTTGCGCGGCACAAGGCTGGTATGAGTGATGCACATAGTACCGAGTTTGAGCCAGCAACCACGCATCCGATTGTGGCGCTGATTTCCGAATGGAAAGACGCTGCGGGTCAGGTTGAAACGCGGTCAGAAGAGTCTAACCTGGGCGGTACAATGCGCCTGGGTGGTCAGTCCTGTGATTTATTGGCTGGCTCGTTGGCAAGTAAAGTTTATGGTGCGAGTGAAATCGTTGAGCGTCATCGTCATCGTTATGAAGTTAACGGGGCTTTATTGCCACAGCTGGAACAAGCCGGCTTGCGGGTAAGCGGGCACTCTACGACAGATGGCTTGTGCGAAATGATAGAGTTGCCTGACCATCCCTGGTTTATGGCATGCCAATTCCATCCTGAGTTCACTTCTACACCGCGTGATGGACATCCTTTATTTAAGGCGTTTGTAAATGCAGCAGTAGATCATTTAGGGGCGCACGTATGA
- a CDS encoding EAL domain-containing protein: MAEHELKPLRVLMIEDSVDDELLLRRQLKGAGYHVSLERVCSEEALRTFMPPVCWDVVISDYKIVPQFDGMDALHTVREFDQTIPFFLLSGTVGEEIAVEAMRSGANDYIMKDKSARLPQAIERELRQAEERRARIRSEQQMDYFARHDMLTGLWNRREFDTRLECLFQDAKDNRHQHILMYMDLDQFKLLNDTVGHTAGDALLVQIAEVMSGFVIKPDDAVARLGGDEFGVLLANCEMDRALIVADEIREAVQQYRFDWRSQIFTIGISIGISLITPYSKSGGELLAEADSACFAAKAKGRNQVHVYKSDDLDTIEKKHEMRWVLAIPEALRSDSFQLYYQPIQMIGTGARHHGEVLLRMLDQNNRLIFPDAFIPAAERYDLMPAVDRWVITNTLQWVKAHLHQLHPEQEFSINLSGKSFLDVKFLHFLLDTLDAAAIDPKHICFELTESAAVGELSDAIKFISTLRDKGYRFSLDDFGSGMCSLKYLRKLPVDYLKIDGCFVKEIVDDAISRSIVASVNTIAHAMGMQTIAEYVENDEILAILSDLGVDYAQGYVVSKPMPLSNLISG; this comes from the coding sequence ATGGCTGAGCATGAATTAAAACCGTTGCGCGTGCTAATGATAGAAGACTCAGTTGACGATGAGCTGTTGTTGCGTCGTCAGTTGAAGGGTGCTGGCTATCATGTATCGCTGGAACGTGTTTGTTCGGAGGAAGCGCTGAGGACATTCATGCCCCCAGTATGTTGGGATGTGGTGATTTCTGATTACAAAATAGTGCCTCAGTTTGATGGGATGGATGCGCTGCATACAGTACGTGAATTTGATCAAACGATACCATTTTTTTTATTGTCGGGTACGGTTGGTGAGGAAATTGCAGTTGAGGCAATGAGGTCGGGCGCTAACGACTATATTATGAAAGATAAAAGTGCCCGCCTGCCTCAAGCGATAGAACGCGAATTGCGGCAAGCAGAAGAACGTCGCGCCCGCATTCGTAGTGAGCAGCAAATGGATTATTTTGCCCGTCATGACATGTTGACTGGTCTTTGGAATCGCAGGGAGTTTGATACGCGCCTGGAGTGCCTATTTCAGGATGCTAAGGATAATCGTCATCAGCATATTCTGATGTATATGGATCTGGATCAGTTTAAGTTACTCAATGATACCGTTGGACACACTGCCGGAGATGCGTTGTTAGTGCAAATCGCGGAGGTGATGAGTGGTTTTGTAATTAAACCAGATGATGCCGTTGCAAGGCTGGGTGGTGATGAATTTGGTGTGTTGCTGGCAAATTGTGAAATGGATCGTGCGTTGATTGTTGCCGATGAAATTCGTGAGGCTGTTCAGCAATACCGTTTTGATTGGCGCAGCCAGATTTTCACGATCGGTATCAGCATCGGTATTAGCCTGATTACTCCATATAGCAAGAGTGGCGGGGAATTGTTAGCCGAGGCTGATAGTGCCTGTTTTGCTGCTAAGGCCAAGGGCAGGAATCAAGTGCATGTTTATAAATCAGATGATCTGGATACCATAGAAAAAAAACATGAAATGCGCTGGGTGCTTGCTATCCCAGAAGCGTTGCGTAGTGATTCGTTCCAGCTTTATTATCAGCCTATACAGATGATAGGAACTGGTGCCCGACATCATGGAGAGGTCTTGCTGCGTATGCTTGATCAGAATAATCGGTTGATTTTTCCTGATGCATTTATTCCAGCGGCGGAGCGCTATGATTTAATGCCGGCTGTGGATCGTTGGGTGATTACTAATACCTTGCAGTGGGTCAAAGCGCACTTGCATCAACTGCATCCGGAGCAGGAGTTTTCGATTAACTTGTCGGGCAAATCTTTCCTTGATGTCAAGTTTCTGCATTTTTTATTAGATACATTGGACGCAGCTGCGATTGACCCTAAGCATATCTGTTTTGAATTGACAGAATCGGCTGCTGTGGGTGAGCTGAGTGATGCTATTAAGTTTATTTCCACATTGCGTGATAAGGGATATCGCTTTTCGTTGGACGATTTTGGTAGTGGTATGTGTTCACTGAAATATCTGAGGAAGCTGCCTGTTGATTATCTGAAAATAGATGGTTGTTTTGTGAAAGAGATAGTTGATGATGCTATATCCCGTTCTATTGTTGCATCAGTCAATACTATTGCTCACGCGATGGGGATGCAGACGATCGCAGAATATGTCGAGAATGACGAAATTTTAGCTATTTTGTCAGACTTGGGGGTCGATTATGCTCAGGGGTATGTTGTTTCAAAACCGATGCCTTTGAGTAATTTAATCAGTGGCTGA
- a CDS encoding response regulator, with amino-acid sequence MNNNNKTILLVEDNPDQVLLAERALKKANVDGNMVVMADGEQALNYLNGKSGSELPHVVLLDLGLPGIGGLEVLQQIRNSPQTRNLPVVILSTSDEVSDKRDGYAIGANSYILKPVEFKRFVHVVERLAEYWLELNEHYTNKVN; translated from the coding sequence ATGAATAACAATAATAAAACCATATTGTTGGTGGAGGACAACCCGGATCAGGTCTTGCTAGCGGAACGGGCGTTAAAGAAAGCGAATGTTGATGGGAACATGGTCGTCATGGCTGATGGAGAGCAGGCGCTAAATTATTTGAATGGCAAGTCGGGTAGTGAGTTGCCGCATGTTGTGTTGCTGGATCTCGGACTGCCCGGCATAGGGGGGCTAGAAGTGTTGCAGCAGATCAGAAATAGTCCGCAGACACGTAATTTGCCAGTAGTGATATTGTCAACTTCGGATGAGGTGTCGGATAAGCGCGATGGATATGCCATCGGTGCTAACAGTTACATACTTAAACCTGTTGAATTTAAACGTTTTGTTCATGTGGTTGAAAGGCTGGCCGAGTATTGGTTGGAATTGAATGAGCACTATACAAATAAGGTGAACTGA
- a CDS encoding sensor histidine kinase, with amino-acid sequence MNESDCLRQLRDREYELKVLQEVGNAITSNLHLDVVLKLVAEKVRTLISADTLMIPMLDQVCENYTYAAASGKDADLIVGTSFSVNVGMCGWVLKNQRPLLYGESDQWPFQQKATTWEYGQISALLVPLVVGDRIIGGLSGTGKVNGASFTVRDMELLKLVSNQVGIAIENARLFDEVESLVASLESKVQGRTLALQVANQELEAFSYSVSHDLRAPLRSIDGFSLALLEDYADKLDAEGRNYLERLRANAKRMGQLIDALLGLSRVSRLDMQLSLIDVTALAQQIVNEFREAESDRVVDIQIETGLRAMADPYLVEVLLTNLLSNAWKYTGKVASAKINVFKSSWNGQSCFCISDNGAGFDMKRVDKLFQPFQRLHMESEFEGTGVGLATVQRIINRHGGWIRAEATPGNGAAFFFTLDQMT; translated from the coding sequence ATGAACGAATCTGATTGCCTGCGACAGCTTCGCGATCGCGAATATGAGCTTAAGGTTTTGCAAGAAGTGGGTAATGCCATTACCTCAAACTTGCATCTGGATGTGGTGTTGAAATTGGTTGCCGAAAAAGTGCGCACCCTAATCAGTGCCGACACGTTAATGATCCCCATGCTGGATCAGGTCTGTGAAAACTACACCTATGCTGCGGCAAGTGGTAAAGATGCAGATTTGATTGTGGGTACGAGTTTTTCGGTCAATGTGGGTATGTGCGGGTGGGTACTCAAGAATCAGCGTCCATTGCTTTATGGTGAGTCAGATCAATGGCCCTTTCAACAAAAAGCAACTACTTGGGAATATGGACAAATTTCTGCATTGCTGGTGCCGCTGGTGGTTGGAGATCGCATCATAGGAGGGTTGTCCGGAACGGGGAAAGTCAACGGTGCAAGCTTTACTGTACGGGATATGGAACTGTTGAAGCTGGTTTCTAATCAGGTAGGTATTGCAATAGAAAATGCGCGCTTGTTTGATGAGGTAGAGTCACTGGTAGCAAGTCTGGAATCAAAGGTACAGGGGCGCACTTTGGCATTGCAGGTGGCTAATCAGGAGCTGGAAGCATTTTCTTATTCGGTGTCACATGATTTGCGTGCGCCGTTGAGAAGTATAGATGGCTTTAGTTTGGCGTTGCTGGAAGATTATGCAGATAAATTAGATGCGGAGGGCAGGAATTATTTGGAACGTTTACGTGCCAATGCCAAACGGATGGGGCAGTTGATAGATGCTTTGCTGGGACTTTCACGTGTGTCACGATTGGATATGCAATTGTCGTTGATTGATGTGACTGCGCTTGCGCAGCAAATTGTTAACGAATTTCGTGAAGCCGAATCTGATAGAGTTGTTGATATACAGATAGAAACAGGTTTGAGAGCAATGGCTGATCCGTATTTGGTGGAGGTTTTGTTAACTAATTTATTATCTAATGCCTGGAAATATACGGGTAAAGTGGCATCGGCGAAAATAAATGTATTCAAGAGCAGTTGGAATGGTCAATCCTGTTTTTGTATCAGTGATAATGGTGCTGGGTTTGATATGAAACGCGTTGACAAGTTGTTCCAGCCTTTTCAACGTTTGCACATGGAAAGTGAGTTTGAGGGTACCGGTGTGGGTTTGGCTACCGTACAACGGATTATTAATCGGCATGGTGGGTGGATACGAGCGGAAGCTACGCCAGGTAACGGTGCTGCATTCTTTTTTACGCTTGATCAAATGACATGA
- a CDS encoding DsrE/DsrF/DrsH-like family protein: MVEHPQQATIMVISADMDKVMSAFLIATGYAAMGIKTNMWFTIFGANCLKRRRGILHTLLGKRRQDNSPYRRQESDSIVQTMVEAVNLGGANHLPLSQINFFGIGPKIFNFLLRRKNIPTLEEFIYLAEDLGVSFTICQICVDTLGLDTSDLIVSKNVQVKGVSQYVKDSMASHYNAVI, from the coding sequence ATGGTAGAGCATCCTCAACAAGCCACAATCATGGTCATTAGCGCTGATATGGATAAAGTGATGTCGGCCTTTTTGATTGCGACGGGATATGCGGCGATGGGTATCAAGACCAATATGTGGTTCACTATTTTTGGTGCAAATTGTTTAAAACGTCGCCGTGGTATTTTACATACGCTGCTAGGCAAGCGTAGGCAAGATAACTCACCATACCGGCGCCAGGAATCTGATTCTATAGTTCAAACTATGGTGGAAGCCGTTAATCTCGGTGGCGCAAATCATTTGCCATTATCACAGATTAATTTTTTTGGTATTGGTCCAAAAATATTTAATTTTTTACTTCGGCGCAAAAACATTCCTACACTCGAAGAGTTTATCTATCTGGCTGAAGACTTGGGTGTGTCGTTTACGATATGTCAGATATGTGTAGATACGTTGGGGCTGGATACTTCGGATTTGATCGTCAGCAAAAATGTTCAAGTAAAAGGCGTGTCTCAATATGTAAAAGACAGTATGGCAAGTCATTACAATGCTGTGATTTGA
- a CDS encoding sulfurtransferase TusA family protein, producing MQAANKEIDVCGTCCPVPLIAVRKAVAELHAGQILQVTGDDPIFEESVRDLCEIAGYKIVESEKLGRKIIIQIQI from the coding sequence ATGCAAGCAGCGAATAAGGAAATAGATGTATGTGGCACCTGCTGTCCTGTGCCTTTGATTGCGGTGCGTAAGGCGGTTGCGGAGCTGCATGCTGGACAGATTTTGCAAGTGACAGGCGATGACCCTATATTTGAGGAGTCTGTACGTGATTTGTGCGAGATAGCTGGATACAAAATTGTTGAATCAGAAAAACTGGGTCGCAAGATAATAATACAGATACAAATATAA
- a CDS encoding CNP1-like family protein, with translation MKLMRWLGWCVMLNMAGLQTVHADFLSDQNGIVNNQVEDAPDWEESQTKLPAAPKDENLVPFYVSGIAGNQYAIDKTTLDVGKDGVVRYVLVIKAQGGAKNVSFEGIRCETREQKIYATGRDDGSWVPVVDSHWRGISGRSLLSYHRALADEYFCPQGVIVWSKGQALQNIKAGW, from the coding sequence ATGAAGTTAATGCGTTGGCTGGGATGGTGTGTTATGTTGAATATGGCTGGTTTGCAGACCGTTCATGCCGATTTTCTGAGTGATCAAAATGGGATAGTAAATAATCAGGTTGAAGACGCACCCGACTGGGAAGAGTCGCAGACTAAATTGCCCGCAGCACCTAAAGATGAAAATCTGGTGCCATTTTATGTCAGCGGTATCGCAGGTAATCAATATGCGATTGATAAAACCACATTGGATGTGGGTAAGGATGGTGTCGTGCGCTATGTGCTGGTGATTAAGGCACAGGGCGGGGCTAAAAATGTCAGTTTCGAAGGTATACGTTGTGAAACACGCGAACAGAAAATTTACGCTACAGGTCGTGATGATGGTAGCTGGGTGCCTGTGGTAGACAGCCATTGGCGTGGTATATCTGGTCGTTCATTGCTGTCTTATCATCGTGCTTTGGCGGATGAGTATTTTTGTCCGCAAGGGGTTATCGTATGGAGTAAGGGGCAGGCTTTACAGAATATTAAAGCGGGATGGTGA